A genome region from Cervus canadensis isolate Bull #8, Minnesota chromosome 10, ASM1932006v1, whole genome shotgun sequence includes the following:
- the LOC122448302 gene encoding trophoblast Kunitz domain protein 1-like, translating into MNRLCLSAVLLFLLVILVDSTPVYENHTQDQGLETNHRRTPEKRSIIDVIRNVIDGVVKGTKIFHGLKGLADIISNGIQGQLMISGTQLENHTVEEFPTQILKRAASKPEFCLEPELKGPCKDQMTRYFYNAKTGYCEPFVYGGCEGNKNNFQTLSDCIVTCCPVTVSL; encoded by the exons ATGAACCggctctgtctctctgcagtccttctcttcctcctggttATCCTGGTGGACAGCACCCCTGTGTATGAAAACCATACCCAGGACCAAG GTCTGGAGACAAACCATAGAAGGACACCTGAGAAGCGGTCAATAATAGATGTGATTAGAAATGTCATTGATGGTGTGGTTAAAG GTACCAAGATATTTCATGGACTAAAAGGATTGGCTGACATAATCAGTAATGGAATTCAAG GTCAGTTGATGATTTCTGGAACACAGCTTGAGAACCATACAGTCGAGGAGTTCCCAACACAAATACTCAAACGTG CAGCTTCTAAGCCTGAATTCTGCCTGGAGCCTGAGTTAAAGGGTCCCTGCAAGGACCAGATGACCCGGTACTTCTACAATGCCAAGACCGGGTACTGCGAGCCATTTGTATATGGCGGCTGCGAAGGGAACAAGAACAACTTCCAGACACTATCGGACTGCATAGTGACCTGCTGTCCAGTGACAGTATCCCTGTG A